TGGCGTTTGAATTGGCCGAACCGTGGACCAAAGATTTCGGCGACCGGATTGAGTTGGTTGAGGGTGTGTTTTCACGGCTCGACGAATATGCGTCTGATCTGGACGGGATCGTGCTGGATCTGGGTGTATCGTCGATGCAGTTGGATTTGGCCGAACGTGGCTTTTCTTTCATGCGCGACGGACCTTTGGATATGCGTATGTCGCAGGACGGGCTGTCTGCAGCCGACATCTGCAACACCTATGATGAAGAAGAAATCGCCAGCATTATCTTCCTGTATGGCGAAGAACGCGCATCGCGTCGCATTGCCAAAGCCATCGTCGCGGCGCGTCCGTTGGAAACAACGCTGGAATTGGCAAAGATCGTTGAAGGCTGTTTGCCACGTTCAAAGCCCGGTCAATCGCATCCCGCGACGCGGACGTTCCAAGCGCTACGGATTGCGGTGAACAACGAATATGGTGAGCTGGCAGAGGGCCTTATGGCCGCTGAACGTGCGCTCAAGCCTGGCGGGCAGCTTGCTGTCGTGACCTTCCATTCAGTCGAAGATCGCATGGTCAAACGGTTCCTGCAGGCCCGTGGCGGCGGCATGGCCAATGCAAACCGCTACGCGCCCGCGACCGAAGAAATTGCTGCTGCCTTTAAGGTGACAAAGCGCAAGGCCATCGGGCCGGATGAACAAGAATTAGCTGAAAACCCAAGATCACGTTCCGCGAAACTGCGCGTGGCCACCAGAACAGACGTTCCGGCGGCGGACATTGATCCAGCGGACTTGGGGATGCCAATGAAGAAGAAAAAGGGAAAACGGTGATGCGGGGGCTCATGTT
The Rhodobacteraceae bacterium S2214 genome window above contains:
- the rsmH gene encoding 16S rRNA (cytosine(1402)-N(4))-methyltransferase RsmH, yielding MSAAADQNDPHIPVLIRPLIQAVAPVSGVWLDGTFGAGGYTRELLAAGADKVIGVDRDPLAFELAEPWTKDFGDRIELVEGVFSRLDEYASDLDGIVLDLGVSSMQLDLAERGFSFMRDGPLDMRMSQDGLSAADICNTYDEEEIASIIFLYGEERASRRIAKAIVAARPLETTLELAKIVEGCLPRSKPGQSHPATRTFQALRIAVNNEYGELAEGLMAAERALKPGGQLAVVTFHSVEDRMVKRFLQARGGGMANANRYAPATEEIAAAFKVTKRKAIGPDEQELAENPRSRSAKLRVATRTDVPAADIDPADLGMPMKKKKGKR